A genomic window from Elaeis guineensis isolate ETL-2024a chromosome 3, EG11, whole genome shotgun sequence includes:
- the LOC140856167 gene encoding secreted RxLR effector protein 161-like, with translation MLGCKPATTPINQNHRTVTDGGTPVDRERYQRLVGRLIYLSHTRSDIAYAVSVISQYMHDPRESHMERAFRVLRYLKGCPDRGLLFSQHNTFQIEGFTDADWAESLDDRQSTSGYYTYVGDNLVTWRSKKQSMVARSSAEAKYRAMALGICELLWLQKLLQELQLLNKFSLRLYCDNKAAIEIVSNPIQHDRTKHIEIDRHFIKEKINQGQIYITYIRSSDQVADILTKGLSSLFFFGLTDKMGLRDIFASS, from the coding sequence ATGTTGGGGTGTAAACCTGCTACTACtccaataaatcagaatcatcgaaCAGTGACAGATGGTGGAACTCCTGTTGATCGAGAAAGGTATCAACGGTTAGTTGGAAGGTTGATATATCTTTCACATACAAGATCCGACATAGCCTATGCTGTCAGTGTCATCAGTCAATACATGCATGATCCACGAGAATCACACATGGAGAGAGCTTTCAGAGTATTACGCTATTTGAAAGGATGTCCTGATCGTGGTTTGTTGTTCTCCCAACACAACACATTCCAGATTGAGGGATTTACTGATGCAGATTGGGCTGAATCATTGGATGATAGGCAATCTACTTCTGGGTATTATACATATGTAGGAGATAATTTAGTTACCTGGAGAAGCAAGAAACAGTCAATGGtggctagatcatcagcagaagctaaatatagagcaatggctctaggcatATGTGAACTTCTTTGGCTTCAGAAGCTGCTTCAGGAATTACAACTTCTAAACAAATTTTCTCTTCGGTTATATTGTGACAACAAAGCAGCGATTGAGATTGTAAGCAATCCGATACAGCATGATCGTACCAAACACATCGAGATTGACCGTCATTTTATCAAAGAAAAGATTAATCAGGGCCAGATCTACATTACCTATATTCGGTCTTCTGATCAGGTGGCAGACATTCTAACCAAAGGGCTTAGCTCATTGTTTTTTTTTGGATTGACTGACAAGATGGGGCTTCGAGATATCTTCGcctcatcttga